From the Micromonospora echinospora genome, the window TCGGCCTCACCCTCGGCCCGCCCCGCTGGGCCTACTTCGGCGTCGCCGGTACGGCGCTGGGCCTGCTGCCCGGCTGGGCCCGACGGCTCTACGGCGGTCTCGGGCTGCCCACCACCGCCCTCTCCGCCGAGGTGGGGCTGCGGGCGTTGCGCCTGGCGCTGGCCGCCGTGCCGCAGCGCTACCGGGAGGGCCCGCTCCAGCAGGCGGCCAAGGCCCGCGCCGCCCGGCTCGCCGCCCCGGCTCTGCCGGGCTGACGGGCCCGGCGACGCCCGCCTCCCGCCGGGTCAGTCGCCGGGGGCGGCTTCGGTGAGCCGCTCCACGGCGGACCACGGCTCCCGGCCGGGGACCTGCGCCCCGTCGGGGCAGGTCCGCCGGTAGTCGCACCAGCCGCAGTGCGTGCCGGGGAGGGCGGGGAACGCCTCGTCGGGCTCGGTCCCGTCGGCGACGGCCCGCTCGGCGGCCATGATGTCCCGGGCGGTGTCCTCGGCCCGACCGACCTGCCGGGCGAGGGACTCGGGGGTGTGCTCGTGCGCGGCGACCGTGCCGGTCGGCAGGTGGTGCAGCTCGACCCGGCGGCACGGCCGGCGGAACACCCGCTCGGCGGCGTACGCGTAGAGGGCCAGCGCCTGGGAGCCCCGGGCGTCGTCGGCGTCCTGCCCGGCGCGGCCGGTCTTGTAGTCGACGATGACCAGCTCGGGGCCGTCCGGGCCGGGGCGGGAGTCGATCCGGTCGGCGCGGCCGTTGAGCGCCAGCACGGCGGTCTTCGCCGCCACCGTCCGTTCCACCCCGACCGGCTCGTCGGCCGGGTCGAGGGTGTCGACGTACGCCTCCAGCCAGGACAGCGCCCGCCGGTAGGCGACCCGTTCCTGCTCGTCGTCGCGGTAGCCGTCGCGGACCCAGGTGCCCTTGAGCAGGGCGGCCAGCGCCTCCGGGCGACGCCGGTCGACGGGCAGGGCATACCAGTTCTTCAGGGCGGTGTGCACGCTCGCGCCGAGCGAGTTGTGTGCCCACGGCGGCCCCTTCGGCGGGGCGGGACGGTCGACGTAGGAGTAGCGGTAGCGCCGGGGACAGTCGGCGTACGCCCCGAGCTTGCTCGGCGTGCAGACGAAGAGCCGCTCCGGCATGCCGGCGAAGCCGAGCTGCTCGGGCTCACCGGCGCGGGGGCGGGGGGCACGGCCTCCGGCGGCGCGGCCGGGCCGGTCGGCTGGGGAACGTCGCACCCCGCGATCCTGCCATCCCGGTACGACAGGTCGGAAACCGGCGAGTCGGACGGGCGCCGAAGGTCGGCGGGGCCGCCGCGCCGGGCCGTCCCGGGCGGAGGGCCGGTGGACGGCGGGGGTCAGGCCAGGTCGGCGTACTGGGTCACGAAGGCGGCGATCGCGTCCGCGATGAGCTGCACGGCGATCGCGGCCAGCAGCAGACCGGCGATCCGGGTGAGCACCTCGATCCCGCCGGGTCGGAGCACCTTGACGATCCCGCCGGAGAACCGGAGCACGATCCAGACGGTGATCATCACCGCGACGATGGCCGCCGCGATGGCGCTGACGTCGGACGCGCCCTCGGCCTGCTGCACGAAGAGCATCGTCGCCACGATGGCGCCCGGGCCGGCCAGCAGCGGGGTGCCCAGCGGCACCAGGGCGATGTTCGAGGTGGACTGCTGGCTGGGGTCGTCCGCCTTGCCGGTGAGCAGTTCCAGCGCGACCAGCACCAGCAGCAGCCCACCGGCGGCCTGGAGGGCCGGCAGGTCCACGTGCAGGTAGTCGAGGAGGGTCTGCCCGGCCACCGCGAAGACCACGATCACGCCGAGGGCCAGCGCCACCGCCTGCCAGGCCGCCCGGTTTCGGTCCCGGGCCGACATCGGACC encodes:
- a CDS encoding RecB family exonuclease, with translation MPERLFVCTPSKLGAYADCPRRYRYSYVDRPAPPKGPPWAHNSLGASVHTALKNWYALPVDRRRPEALAALLKGTWVRDGYRDDEQERVAYRRALSWLEAYVDTLDPADEPVGVERTVAAKTAVLALNGRADRIDSRPGPDGPELVIVDYKTGRAGQDADDARGSQALALYAYAAERVFRRPCRRVELHHLPTGTVAAHEHTPESLARQVGRAEDTARDIMAAERAVADGTEPDEAFPALPGTHCGWCDYRRTCPDGAQVPGREPWSAVERLTEAAPGD
- a CDS encoding MarC family protein; the protein is MDAKLFGEVFVTLLVITDPPGMMPIFLALTGPMSARDRNRAAWQAVALALGVIVVFAVAGQTLLDYLHVDLPALQAAGGLLLVLVALELLTGKADDPSQQSTSNIALVPLGTPLLAGPGAIVATMLFVQQAEGASDVSAIAAAIVAVMITVWIVLRFSGGIVKVLRPGGIEVLTRIAGLLLAAIAVQLIADAIAAFVTQYADLA